A region of Pyxidicoccus parkwaysis DNA encodes the following proteins:
- a CDS encoding cupin-like domain-containing protein: MVDVAVDLAPEWRAWLAENLVLGVAPETLERTLLQAGFAPEHARAGVSSVQQHPAVEQGRLRAAGHGRLRSLLDSRVALHRQSGWHRRLERRRGVSARELMERYYLAHRPVILEDFMAGWPALERWRPEALASRFGDVEVEVMAGRESRADHDLDPDGCRTVMRFGEFIRRLLEGGPSNDLYLTARNFALERAELRSLLEDVRYPPGVLRQTDLVGAVKLWVGPEGTRTAMHHDLGTVFFGQIHGRKRFRLIPSFQTHCMYSHREVWSQVDADAPDLERFPAYREAEVLEAVVGPGDMLLIPAGWWHQVLSLDVSVSVTFQEFDVPGGNTWWRLR, from the coding sequence ATGGTCGACGTGGCAGTGGACCTGGCTCCGGAGTGGCGGGCCTGGCTGGCGGAGAACCTGGTGCTGGGCGTGGCGCCCGAGACGCTGGAGCGCACGCTGCTCCAGGCCGGCTTTGCTCCGGAGCACGCGCGAGCCGGGGTGTCCTCCGTCCAGCAGCATCCGGCGGTGGAGCAGGGGCGGCTTCGTGCGGCGGGACATGGGCGGCTCCGCTCGCTGCTCGACTCGCGCGTGGCGCTCCACCGGCAGTCGGGATGGCACCGGCGTCTGGAGCGGCGGCGCGGCGTGTCCGCGCGGGAGTTGATGGAGCGCTACTACCTCGCGCACCGGCCCGTCATCCTGGAGGACTTCATGGCCGGCTGGCCCGCCCTGGAGCGCTGGCGGCCCGAGGCGCTGGCGTCGCGCTTCGGTGACGTGGAGGTGGAGGTGATGGCGGGCCGCGAGTCTCGCGCGGACCATGATTTGGACCCGGACGGCTGCCGCACGGTGATGCGCTTTGGCGAGTTCATCCGCCGGTTGCTGGAAGGCGGCCCTTCCAATGACCTGTACCTCACGGCCCGCAACTTCGCGCTGGAGCGCGCGGAATTGCGCTCGTTGCTGGAGGACGTGCGCTACCCGCCGGGCGTGCTGCGCCAGACGGACCTCGTGGGGGCGGTGAAGCTATGGGTGGGACCCGAGGGCACGCGGACGGCGATGCACCACGACCTGGGCACCGTGTTCTTCGGGCAGATTCACGGCCGCAAGCGCTTCCGGCTGATTCCGTCCTTCCAGACGCACTGCATGTACAGCCACCGCGAGGTCTGGAGTCAGGTGGACGCGGACGCGCCGGACCTGGAGCGCTTCCCGGCGTACCGGGAAGCGGAGGTGTTGGAGGCCGTCGTGGGGCCCGGGGACATGTTGCTCATCCCCGCGGGCTGGTGGCACCAGGTGCTCTCGCTCGACGTCAGCGTGTCCGTCACCTTCCAGGAGTTCGACGTCCCGGGAGGCAACACCTGGTGGAGGCTGCGGTGA
- a CDS encoding LysR family transcriptional regulator, translated as MNEIHIDLRDLNLLAVLDAVLTEGSNRAAAARLGVTQSAVSHALARLRQRLGDPLVVPTGGRMVPTPLAESLAPALRESLERLGGALRGARGFDPARSTRTFWVSSADLAGMVVLPPLVRELTRAASGISVRMRPPNDSTLVDLERGGLDVALGIFGEVPAAFRVQALFRERFVCVARRGHPVTGGRLTLARYLEHGHVSVAPWGGTGSIVDETLARLGKARRVVVAVPHFLLAPFVVASTDLLLMAPERVAHLLAPAFDLEVMRAPLEVEGFTVSQLWHERMQQDSGHQWLRRLMTEAAASSAPGLRSRGGRARVAE; from the coding sequence ATGAACGAAATTCACATCGACCTGCGAGACCTGAACCTGCTCGCCGTCCTCGACGCCGTGCTCACCGAGGGCAGCAACCGCGCCGCCGCGGCGAGGCTTGGCGTCACCCAGTCCGCAGTGAGCCATGCGCTGGCCCGGCTGCGGCAGCGGCTGGGAGACCCGCTGGTGGTGCCCACGGGCGGGCGGATGGTGCCCACGCCGCTGGCGGAGTCGCTGGCCCCGGCGCTGCGCGAGTCCCTGGAGCGGCTGGGCGGCGCGCTGCGCGGGGCCCGGGGCTTCGACCCCGCGCGCTCCACGCGGACCTTCTGGGTGTCCTCGGCGGACCTCGCGGGGATGGTGGTGCTGCCGCCGCTGGTGCGCGAGCTCACGCGCGCGGCCTCGGGCATCTCCGTGCGCATGCGGCCGCCCAATGACAGCACCCTGGTGGACCTGGAGCGCGGCGGCCTGGACGTGGCGCTCGGCATCTTCGGCGAGGTACCGGCCGCCTTCCGCGTCCAGGCCCTCTTCCGCGAGCGCTTCGTGTGCGTGGCCCGGCGCGGCCACCCGGTGACGGGCGGGCGGCTCACCCTGGCGCGCTACCTGGAGCACGGCCACGTCAGCGTCGCTCCGTGGGGTGGCACGGGCAGCATCGTGGACGAGACACTTGCCCGGCTGGGCAAGGCGCGGCGGGTGGTGGTCGCCGTCCCGCACTTCCTGCTCGCGCCATTCGTGGTGGCTTCCACGGACCTGCTCCTCATGGCGCCGGAGCGCGTGGCGCACCTGCTGGCCCCGGCCTTCGACCTGGAGGTGATGCGCGCGCCGCTGGAGGTGGAGGGCTTCACGGTGAGCCAGCTCTGGCACGAGCGGATGCAGCAGGACTCCGGACACCAGTGGCTGCGGCGGTTGATGACGGAGGCGGCGGCGTCCAGTGCCCCGGGCCTGCGCTCGCGTGGGGGACGGGCTAGAGTTGCGGAATGA
- a CDS encoding polysaccharide deacetylase family protein: protein MTWKHFKHVLPAAASLIAIAIAPMPAQALSNTAQVPVLYYHSHQAGEAGAPCSYANTAAIALEQDLRTIHAAGFTVVPLYWIAEWARGLRDGSTLPAKVVAISFDDGVDYDWFDWAHPYCGPLKSFRRILQEFKASTPGLPWYSPHAASFVIASPVARREMSYATGLPMSDGWWAEAQSSGLIEIYNHSADHDNSHITGSFWDGDLQTWIPVMGAPGMDNFYRMTTDAQAYTEVVSAAAFIRGRTGAWPDLFAYPNGRGAPGSYIHTWMLGNANRHGTLAAFCGDDAYVSRNSPQYCMPRFGHPSAWPNIWSLQTILLGSGQ from the coding sequence ATGACCTGGAAGCACTTCAAGCACGTTCTGCCCGCGGCGGCTTCGCTCATCGCAATTGCCATCGCGCCCATGCCTGCTCAGGCGCTGTCGAATACCGCGCAAGTCCCGGTGCTGTACTATCACTCACATCAGGCGGGCGAAGCCGGGGCGCCCTGCAGCTATGCCAACACCGCGGCCATCGCGTTGGAGCAGGACCTGCGGACCATCCATGCCGCCGGGTTCACCGTCGTCCCGCTCTATTGGATCGCGGAGTGGGCTCGCGGCCTGCGCGATGGAAGCACCTTGCCCGCCAAGGTCGTGGCCATCAGCTTCGACGATGGCGTTGACTACGACTGGTTCGACTGGGCCCACCCCTACTGTGGCCCCTTGAAGAGCTTCAGGCGCATCCTTCAGGAGTTCAAGGCGAGCACACCGGGGCTTCCGTGGTACTCGCCCCATGCCGCCAGCTTCGTCATTGCCTCGCCTGTCGCTCGCAGGGAGATGTCCTACGCGACGGGCCTGCCCATGAGCGACGGGTGGTGGGCCGAGGCGCAGAGCTCGGGTCTCATCGAGATCTACAACCACTCCGCCGACCACGACAACAGCCACATCACGGGGAGCTTCTGGGACGGGGACCTCCAGACATGGATTCCGGTGATGGGGGCTCCGGGAATGGACAACTTCTATCGAATGACGACCGATGCCCAGGCATACACCGAGGTCGTCAGCGCTGCCGCATTCATCCGGGGCAGGACGGGCGCGTGGCCGGACCTGTTTGCGTATCCCAACGGCCGCGGCGCGCCCGGCAGCTACATCCACACCTGGATGCTCGGAAACGCCAACCGACACGGGACGCTGGCCGCCTTCTGCGGGGATGACGCCTACGTGAGCAGGAACTCGCCTCAGTACTGCATGCCACGGTTTGGCCACCCCTCTGCCTGGCCCAACATCTGGTCGCTCCAGACCATCCTGCTCGGCTCGGGCCAGTGA
- a CDS encoding IS5 family transposase (programmed frameshift) — translation MALTDEQWRLIEPLLPARKLKREDRPGRTPTPSRALWDGILWILRTGAKWSELPREKYPPYKTVHRWFQGWVKDGTFRAVLRALARDLKERGGFDLEEGFVDAFFASAKKGGPAFGKTKRGKGTKVMAAADGAGLPLAIGAASASPHETRLLEATLDDSLIDELPERLIGDKAYDADKIDERLWHERGVKLIAPHRRGRKTKTQDGRELRRYRRRWKVERLFAWLQNFRRLVTRYEVKVENFLGFLHLGCILILLRQF, via the exons GTGGCCCTGACGGATGAACAGTGGAGGCTGATTGAGCCGCTGCTTCCCGCGCGGAAGTTGAAGCGAGAGGACCGGCCTGGGCGAACGCCCACGCCCTCTCGGGCGCTGTGGGACGGCATCCTGTGGATTCTGCGGACCGGCGCGAAATGGAGCGAGCTGCCGCGGGAGAAGTACCCGCCCTACAAGACGGTCCACCGCTGGTTCCAGGGCTGGGTGAAGGACGGCACCTTCCGCGCAGTCCTGCGTGCCCTGGCCCGGGACCTCAAGGAGCGCGGAGGATTCGACCTGGAGGAAGGCTTCGTCGACGCGTTCTTCGCCTCGGCGAAAAAGGGGGGCCCTGCGT TCGGCAAGACGAAGCGGGGAAAGGGGACGAAGGTCATGGCAGCTGCAGACGGCGCTGGTCTTCCTCTCGCCATTGGCGCGGCAAGCGCTTCTCCCCACGAAACCCGGCTCCTCGAAGCCACGCTCGACGACAGCCTCATTGACGAGCTTCCCGAGCGACTCATCGGCGACAAGGCCTATGACGCCGACAAGATCGACGAGCGACTGTGGCACGAGCGCGGAGTGAAGCTGATTGCCCCGCACCGCCGAGGGCGCAAGACGAAGACGCAGGACGGGCGCGAGCTACGTCGATACCGACGACGCTGGAAGGTGGAGCGACTCTTCGCCTGGCTCCAGAACTTCCGTCGCCTCGTGACTCGATACGAGGTGAAGGTGGAGAACTTCCTCGGCTTCCTCCACCTCGGGTGCATCCTCATCCTCTTGAGGCAATTCTGA